The genomic region ATAAATTATGAAACCGTTATCTTTAATTACATCTTCTTCATTATAAGAAAATATATAAGATTCATTGATTTCAAGTTCTTTCATTGCTTTCTTTAATGCTCTCAATTCCCTTTGTTTTGTTTCAAAATCATTCAATGAAAAACTCACTTGTATCAACTTCCGCTCATGTTCCGGATTTACAAAAAAATCAACTTCAAGATTATTATGTGTTTTATAATAATAAATATCTTCATGCTTTCTTTTTAAAACATTAAACACGAGATTTTCAAGTAATTTTCCTTTATTTACATCTACTTGATTTAAAGTAATGAATGAATTATCCGTAAAATATGTTTTCCGTTTTGCCTCTCTGTGAACAAATGATTTTCTGTATTGATAAACATTTGAAGTTAAAAAAGGTTCCGGTAAAATATTAAAGTAATCTGTTACTGTCGGAATAGTCGTTTTATGAATCGGCATTATCTTTCTTGCTAAACTTGATATCGAAAACTCTTTTGTAATATTTTCTGATATTTTTGAAAGTACCAATCTCATTAAATATTCGCTTTTATCAAATTTTACTATTAAATCTTTATAGAATAATAACGAGTATATATTTTTCATAACACTTCTTTTATCATTTTCAGAAGATTTAATAACTTCCGGGAAAGCTCCGTATATAAGATATTCATCAAAATAATGCAATATTTCGGGAATATTTATGATAAAATCTTTTTTAGTGAAGCTTTTTGACTTCAACAATAAAAATTCATTAAATGAAAACGGATAAATATTTGTTTCCAAACTTCTGCCTTTCAAAAAAGTGGCTATTTCTTTACTTAATAAAAAAGCATTGCTGCCGGTTGCATATATTTTATATCCGGCTACATGAAGTCTTTTTAAATACAAATGCCAATTATTTAAATTTTGGATTTCATCGAAAAATAAAACGGGTTTTCTGTTAGGATAAAGATGTTTGTAACTGTCAAGTATTATATCGTAATTTTCCAAATTATTTAAGTTAACTAAACGTTCATCTTCAAAATCTATAAATAAAACTCGTTCAGGATGAATTTTCTTGGCTTGTTCATACAATGTATAAGTTTTTCCGCATCTTCTTATTCCGGTTAACACATTTATATGGTCGGTTTTAGGTATTCTGTAATTTCTTTTTATATTCTTTTTTGCTGCTATACTTCGCTGACTTTCAAGAATTATCTTAAATAATAATGCTTCCATAGTGTTTTGCATTTATTAAATTAAATACAAATATAATACCTTTTATTAAATATAGCTTAATAAAACAATGTATATTTATAAAGTATCAAATAACATGAATATATTGATGTATTAAATAAGGCTTAATATAATATGTATATATTATTAAGTGGCATTTAATAAAATGGTGTATTATTGTCAGATCGAATTTAACACTTTGCGATTATTTTTCGTAAAAGTGCATTTCTTTCATATAATTCCAAGCTCTTTCGGGCATAAAATATCGAACATCTTTTTTTTCTTTTACAGCATTACGAATAAATGTAGAAGAAATTTCCATTAAAGGAGCATTAACAAGAGTAATATTTCCAACTTCCTTAAATTTTGAATCATCAAAACCCGGGCGAGGATAAATATAAAGCATATGATTTTCAATGATTTGATTTGAATTTTTCCATTTATGAAAACTTTTTAAATTATCACTTCCCATTATAAGTGAGAATTCTTTTTTAGGATATCTTTCTTTTAAATATGTTAAAGTATCAATGGTGTAAGACGGTTTCGGCATCTTAAATTCAATATCGCAGGCATAATATTTTGTTGAATCACCAACAGCTTCTTCAACCAAAACCAATCGGTGATAATCTTCTAATAAGTTTGCTCTCTTTTTAAACGGATTTTGCGGACTTACAACAAAAAAAATCTGTTCCAAATCAGTATATTCCAAGATATAATTTGCAATAATCATATGCCCGTTATGCACGGGATTAAATGAACCGAAAAATAAACCTGTTTTCTTCATTTTAAATTTTTTAAATCTGTTTGGGGTCGTGAACTAAAATGTCGGATATAATATTATTGTCTGCCAATTAACAGAATACTGATTTTATTATTTGCTGTAATAATTAAATAAAAAACCTAATAACTTAATGAGGCTGTGACTTCTTTTGTAATATCTCTTCCTCCTTCCAAATTATTAATTAAAACTTGGATTGTATAAATTGGTCCCCAAGGTATTCCCCACCATCCAAAAAGAAAAGTTATTAGTGAAAAAATAAGACCCTTTGACACACTACTTTTTCCTGATTTTACAAAATAAATATCTGTCGGACGTTTGAATGTCATAACAATTATTGATACACAATATTGATACATCACAAATTTAGCTCCTTCTGATAATTCTTTATTTATTTCATCAGTAGAAAGTCCTTTTATTCCCTTTATTTGAACTCCTGTTTGTATTTCAATTTTATCTTGACTTCTTTGTTTTTCAATTTTAAAGAAATCCTGATTTCTGTCAAATTTATCACAAGTAGTTTCAAAAGCAGGATAATCATCTGTTAATGAGCAAATTATTCCTTTTTGAAAGTCATGTTTCTTATGGTTACAAACTTTACAGTATTTTAATTGGTGCTGTCTGTTCATTCCTTTTTATTAAAATTACAGTTTATATTATTTTACTTTAAAATCAAACATCAATCTATCTTCCATATAACCCTTCAAATTATCACCGATTTTAACTTCCCCGACTCCGGCAGGTGTTCCTGTGAAAATTAAATCTCCTATTTTAAGAGTGAAGAATTTTGAAAGATAGCTAATCAATTTATCAAAAGAAAAAATCATATCTTTTGTATTGCCTTTTTGAACTGTTTTTCCGTTAAGACCTAATTTAAAACTAATATTTTCAGGTAAATCTTCTTTATTAACAAAGGTTTCTGTTAAAGGAGCCGAATGCTCAAAACCTTTTGCAATTTCCCACGGCAAGCCCTTCTTTTTGCATTCTCTTTGTAAATCTCTTGCCGTAAAATCAATTCCGAGACCAATTTCAGAATAATATCTGTGAGCAAATTTTTCTTCAATATGTTTTCCTAATCTGTTAATCTTAATCACAATTTCTGTTTCGTAATGTATCTCTTTTGAAAATTCAGGATAATAAAACGGTCGATTTTTGACTAATATTGATGTTTCCGGTTTCAAAAAAAAAATCGGTTTTTCCGGAATATTGCTGTTCATTTCTTTAATGTGGTCGGCATAATTTCTGCCTATGCAAATAATTTTCATTGTTTTTATTTTTACCCCTAAATCCCCTAAAGGGGACTTTGGTGCCATGCTATATAAAACCTTTAAGCGGTTCAAAACCGCTAAAAGGTTAATATCAATCTTACATTATTTTTGCAATCCACTTTTCCTTAACTTAATTTCAGTCAATACTTTTTTTGTATAAAGCGGAAAGTCTGCATTCAACATCCAAGCAAAATAACCGGGATCTTTTTCAAGGACTTCTTCAACGGTTTTGCCGTTATGTTTTCCGAAAGCAAAAACTTCTTCACCTTTCTTATTATAAACAATTCTTCCGACAAGATCGGCACTTTTTTTATGATATGATATTTTTGACAATGCTTCAATGTCATTTTCTAAATCATCATACATATCTAATTGTGCTTGCAACACTTCATAAGTTGCATTAGTATCTGCTTCGGCTCCGTGAGCACCTTCCAATTCTTTTTTGCAATAAAATTTATAAGCTGCTGTTAAAGTTCTTTGTTCTTTTTTATGAAAAATTACCTGAACATCTATAAAGTTTCTGTTTTTTAATGAAAAATCAACATCTGCTCTTAAAAACTCTTCAGCCAAAAGCGGAATATCAAACTTATTGGAATTGTAACCGGCTAAATCACAACCTTCTATAAATCTTGCAATATTTTTTGCCTCTTGTTTAAATGTTGGTGCATCTTTCACGTCTTCATCCGATATTCCGTGAATTTTCGTTACCTCTTTTGGTATCGGAATTGTAGGATTTATCCTCATGGTTTTGGATTCCGTACTTTGATTCGGATTTATTTTTAAAATTGCAATTTCAACAATGCGGTCTTTGCTGACATCAATTCCGGTCGTTTCAAGGTCGAAAAAGGCAATCGGTTTCTTTAAATTTAGTTTCATTTGTTTATTTTTAGACGCTGATTATTATAATTGCTTATTGTTTTTAGATGCTGATTTACGCTGATTATTATGATTCTGTTTAGTAAATTTGTGATTTAGTAATTTAGGTTTTATAATCATGATTCCTGCTGATAAAATATTTTTTACTAATTCTTATGATTGTTATATATTTGAAAAACCAAAATTAATAAAACTATGGAATGTAAAAAAGAAAAAAATATGAGTTATTGCAACTGTTCCTATCCTTGTTCTTCAAAAGGGATTTGTTGTGATTGTATTGCTTCGCACAGGAGAATAGGAGAATTGCCTGCATGTTATTTTCCTGATGATATTGAAAAAGGGTATGACCGTTCTGTTCAAAACTTTATAACTGTTGTTCAAGAAAGGGGAACGGGTTATTTGAGATAATGCTTTTTGCCGGTACTGAAAATTTGAAACAAATCTCGAAAAAAACGGAACGAGTAAGCTTGCCTCAATAAAGTTTACTTTTCATTGTTCAATTTATATGAAAAGACTTGCGGATTTAATTTATATTATGAATTAATTCTGTATACAATGTGCTCCTTGCAAAACTTTACTTCCTCCTTATAAACTTGCCGTTTACGGCATTATACATACTTATAAATCTAATCTTTTTAAAAATTTTGAAGGGGTTAAACCGGTAAACTTTTTGAAAGCAGAGTTAAAAGTTGACTGAGACCTGAAACCTGCATCTTTTGCAATGGTTTCAACGGTAAATTTTTTGTTCTTTTTGTCTGATAACTGCAATATAGCTTCTTTCACCCTGTATTCATTAATAAAATCATTATAATTTTTCCGGTATTCGTCATTTATCACTTCGGAAAGATAATTTCTGTTTATTGATAATTTTTTTGCCAGTTTGCTGATTGTTAGCTGATGTTGTGTAAAAGTTTTATCTGTTTCAAACAGCTTTTCTAAACTCCTCAATATCTTTTCTTTTTCATCATCGCTTATAATACTTTGACAATTTTTATCACGAAAAAAAATCTTTTCTTTAAAATTTTTCAGTTCTTTTTCTTTTGACAAAAGATCAAGGTTTTTTGAAACAAGAAATTTATATGCCGTATTTTTTTTCCTGTATTGAATAAGTATTATTGTTATTGCTGCACATGTAAGAATCAATACTATAAT from Bacteroidales bacterium harbors:
- a CDS encoding ATP-binding protein, coding for MEALLFKIILESQRSIAAKKNIKRNYRIPKTDHINVLTGIRRCGKTYTLYEQAKKIHPERVLFIDFEDERLVNLNNLENYDIILDSYKHLYPNRKPVLFFDEIQNLNNWHLYLKRLHVAGYKIYATGSNAFLLSKEIATFLKGRSLETNIYPFSFNEFLLLKSKSFTKKDFIINIPEILHYFDEYLIYGAFPEVIKSSENDKRSVMKNIYSLLFYKDLIVKFDKSEYLMRLVLSKISENITKEFSISSLARKIMPIHKTTIPTVTDYFNILPEPFLTSNVYQYRKSFVHREAKRKTYFTDNSFITLNQVDVNKGKLLENLVFNVLKRKHEDIYYYKTHNNLEVDFFVNPEHERKLIQVSFSLNDFETKQRELRALKKAMKELEINESYIFSYNEEDVIKDNGFIIYVVPVWKYLLTESDYTRK
- a CDS encoding nicotinate-nucleotide adenylyltransferase translates to MKKTGLFFGSFNPVHNGHMIIANYILEYTDLEQIFFVVSPQNPFKKRANLLEDYHRLVLVEEAVGDSTKYYACDIEFKMPKPSYTIDTLTYLKERYPKKEFSLIMGSDNLKSFHKWKNSNQIIENHMLYIYPRPGFDDSKFKEVGNITLVNAPLMEISSTFIRNAVKEKKDVRYFMPERAWNYMKEMHFYEK
- a CDS encoding fumarylacetoacetate hydrolase family protein, whose amino-acid sequence is MKIICIGRNYADHIKEMNSNIPEKPIFFLKPETSILVKNRPFYYPEFSKEIHYETEIVIKINRLGKHIEEKFAHRYYSEIGLGIDFTARDLQRECKKKGLPWEIAKGFEHSAPLTETFVNKEDLPENISFKLGLNGKTVQKGNTKDMIFSFDKLISYLSKFFTLKIGDLIFTGTPAGVGEVKIGDNLKGYMEDRLMFDFKVK
- a CDS encoding 3'-5' exonuclease; translation: MKLNLKKPIAFFDLETTGIDVSKDRIVEIAILKINPNQSTESKTMRINPTIPIPKEVTKIHGISDEDVKDAPTFKQEAKNIARFIEGCDLAGYNSNKFDIPLLAEEFLRADVDFSLKNRNFIDVQVIFHKKEQRTLTAAYKFYCKKELEGAHGAEADTNATYEVLQAQLDMYDDLENDIEALSKISYHKKSADLVGRIVYNKKGEEVFAFGKHNGKTVEEVLEKDPGYFAWMLNADFPLYTKKVLTEIKLRKSGLQK
- a CDS encoding DUF6485 family protein, which translates into the protein MECKKEKNMSYCNCSYPCSSKGICCDCIASHRRIGELPACYFPDDIEKGYDRSVQNFITVVQERGTGYLR